One Luteibacter aegosomaticola genomic window carries:
- a CDS encoding carboxymuconolactone decarboxylase family protein — MSTSNVSSAPSMDEIRAVSPALARYTTEGLVGEVWARPELSTRDRCIVTVAALVAKAQTTLQRAYFEKALDNGVTPGELSEIVTHLAFYTGWGNALAAVAPLKAVFDARGVDQDALPAASPTLLPLDEVNESKRATTVQGLFREVAPGVVKYTTDFLFRDLWLRPGLAPRDRSLVTVSALTATTQVAQITFHLNRAMDNGLTKAEASEVFTHIAFYTGWPAVMSALPVVKDVFASRT, encoded by the coding sequence ATGTCTACGTCCAACGTTTCGTCTGCGCCCTCCATGGACGAGATTCGCGCCGTATCGCCGGCGCTAGCGCGCTACACCACCGAGGGCCTCGTAGGTGAGGTATGGGCACGCCCGGAGCTGTCGACGCGCGATCGTTGCATAGTCACTGTGGCGGCACTCGTCGCCAAAGCCCAGACCACCCTGCAGCGCGCTTACTTTGAGAAGGCACTCGATAACGGAGTGACCCCAGGGGAGCTCTCAGAAATCGTGACACACCTGGCGTTCTATACCGGCTGGGGCAATGCGCTCGCGGCTGTCGCGCCACTGAAAGCAGTCTTCGACGCGCGAGGTGTCGACCAGGACGCACTTCCTGCCGCCTCGCCAACACTGCTTCCGCTTGATGAGGTGAATGAATCGAAACGGGCCACGACCGTGCAAGGCCTCTTCAGGGAGGTCGCGCCCGGCGTCGTGAAGTACACCACCGATTTCCTGTTCCGGGATCTCTGGCTTCGCCCCGGCCTTGCCCCGCGCGATCGCAGCCTGGTCACGGTCAGCGCGCTGACGGCCACCACGCAGGTGGCGCAGATCACCTTCCACCTCAACCGCGCGATGGATAATGGCCTGACGAAGGCCGAAGCCTCAGAGGTGTTCACGCATATCGCGTTCTATACCGGCTGGCCTGCCGTGATGTCGGCACTGCCTGTCGTAAAGGATGTGTTCGCGTCGAGGACCTAA
- the pbpC gene encoding penicillin-binding protein 1C: MKLARARRLGRAALLILTAVVILAVVLDRIFPLKLPAPSALSSVVVARDGTPLRAFADSDGVWRYQITAKQVSPLYLQALLTYEDRWFWRHPGVNPWALLRGAVGGALHGRVVSGGSTLTMQVARSIMPIPHTVGGKVVQIFRALQLEAHLSKAQILDLYLNHAPFGGPIEGVEAASWAYLGKPASRLSHAEAALLAVLPQSPSRLRPDRHAEAARVARDKVIKRMQSLGVWSPAEAKDAAIEQVVARSLRSPLDAALLAERLHAASPDKRRITTTIDAPLQRAVEDRVASYLSRLPPRTSAAVLVVDNATHEARVYVGTAAFADPIRLGHVDMVRAWRSPGSTLKPFLYGLAFDDGTVGSASLLVDGPEDFDGYRPANFDERFHGPVSVAEALQRSLNVPAVDMLDHVGPTRFTARLAAGGLNLRLPDGATPNLSVILGGTAARLEDLVGAYTAFANRGVAGAVRYTPDDPQRERRMLSPGAAWIIRDILSNNPADVEGAPIQGSASTRRPLAWKTGTSYGYRDAWAVGVNDDWTLGVWIGRPDGTPSPGQYGAVTALPLLFALDTMLPVTHSGRFDARPASVRAVDICWPLGGVVGKTAPADCRRRVSGWSLEGAVPPTLAERGVTAWASGLVTLRVDTHGRRLSGTCQPQVTATRQVARWPALATPWLSQDDLAASALPPLAPGCAPDSLDAVGPIRIAGLADQTTLRQPANATRPLHATLSAVGTTRNVAWLLDGRWQADTVGDAPVQIALDAPGTHQVTAVAADGPFARITVNVLPPPR, encoded by the coding sequence GTGAAACTCGCAAGGGCCCGGCGTTTAGGCCGGGCCGCTCTCCTGATCCTCACCGCCGTCGTGATCCTGGCGGTGGTGCTGGACAGGATCTTTCCGCTGAAGCTGCCAGCGCCTAGCGCGCTGAGCAGCGTGGTCGTGGCACGCGATGGCACACCGCTTCGCGCCTTCGCTGATAGTGATGGCGTGTGGCGCTACCAGATTACGGCGAAGCAGGTGTCGCCGCTGTACCTGCAAGCGTTGCTTACCTACGAAGACCGCTGGTTCTGGCGGCATCCCGGTGTGAATCCCTGGGCGCTGCTGCGTGGTGCCGTGGGTGGTGCCCTTCATGGGCGTGTCGTTTCGGGTGGCTCTACGCTGACCATGCAGGTGGCGCGCAGCATCATGCCGATCCCGCACACGGTGGGCGGCAAGGTGGTGCAGATTTTCCGGGCGTTGCAGCTCGAAGCGCACCTGAGCAAGGCGCAGATCCTCGATCTCTATCTCAACCACGCGCCTTTCGGTGGGCCGATCGAAGGCGTGGAAGCGGCATCGTGGGCGTATCTCGGCAAGCCTGCCTCGCGGCTGTCGCATGCCGAAGCGGCGTTGCTTGCCGTGCTGCCGCAATCGCCGAGTCGCCTGCGCCCTGATCGTCACGCTGAGGCAGCTCGCGTTGCGCGCGACAAGGTGATCAAGCGCATGCAATCGCTGGGCGTGTGGAGCCCGGCCGAAGCGAAGGATGCGGCTATCGAACAGGTGGTGGCCCGCTCGCTGCGCTCGCCGCTGGATGCGGCATTGTTGGCCGAGCGCTTGCATGCTGCTTCACCGGACAAGCGCCGTATCACCACCACCATTGATGCCCCGCTGCAACGAGCGGTGGAAGATCGCGTGGCATCGTATCTGTCGCGGCTTCCGCCACGTACATCGGCCGCCGTGCTCGTGGTCGATAACGCGACGCACGAAGCGCGGGTATACGTGGGTACCGCCGCGTTCGCGGACCCGATCCGACTGGGCCACGTAGACATGGTGCGAGCGTGGCGTTCGCCAGGCTCGACGCTCAAGCCATTCCTTTACGGCCTGGCATTCGACGATGGCACCGTGGGTTCCGCCAGCCTGTTGGTCGATGGACCGGAAGACTTTGATGGCTACCGTCCCGCCAATTTCGACGAGCGCTTCCATGGGCCGGTGAGCGTGGCCGAAGCTTTGCAGCGCTCGTTGAACGTGCCGGCCGTCGACATGCTCGACCACGTCGGGCCGACGCGCTTCACCGCGCGCCTTGCCGCCGGCGGCCTCAATCTGCGCTTGCCCGATGGCGCTACGCCGAATCTCTCGGTGATCCTTGGTGGCACGGCGGCACGCCTCGAGGATCTCGTGGGCGCGTACACTGCCTTCGCGAACCGTGGCGTCGCAGGCGCCGTTCGCTACACGCCTGACGATCCGCAACGTGAGCGCCGCATGCTTTCGCCCGGCGCGGCATGGATCATCCGCGACATCCTCTCCAACAATCCGGCGGACGTCGAAGGTGCCCCCATCCAGGGTAGTGCCAGCACGCGCCGTCCCCTCGCCTGGAAGACGGGCACCAGTTACGGCTATCGCGATGCATGGGCTGTCGGGGTGAATGACGACTGGACGCTTGGCGTGTGGATCGGCCGACCCGACGGCACGCCATCACCCGGCCAGTACGGCGCGGTGACAGCGCTGCCGTTGTTGTTCGCGCTGGACACCATGTTGCCGGTGACCCACAGCGGTCGGTTCGATGCACGCCCGGCCAGTGTCCGCGCCGTGGATATCTGCTGGCCGTTGGGCGGTGTGGTCGGAAAGACAGCGCCCGCCGATTGCCGCCGTCGTGTCTCGGGGTGGTCGCTGGAAGGCGCGGTGCCACCGACGCTCGCGGAACGTGGCGTCACGGCGTGGGCAAGCGGGTTGGTGACGCTACGTGTCGATACGCACGGCCGCCGACTCAGTGGCACGTGCCAGCCGCAGGTGACCGCCACGCGCCAGGTCGCGCGTTGGCCCGCGCTTGCCACGCCGTGGCTCTCGCAGGACGACCTCGCCGCCAGCGCGCTACCGCCGCTAGCGCCGGGCTGCGCCCCCGACTCGCTCGACGCCGTCGGCCCCATCCGCATCGCCGGTCTTGCTGACCAGACGACGTTACGTCAGCCGGCCAACGCCACTCGCCCGCTCCATGCCACGCTCAGTGCTGTGGGTACGACGCGCAATGTGGCGTGGCTGCTCGATGGGCGCTGGCAAGCGGATACCGTCGGCGACGCTCCAGTTCAGATCGCGCTGGATGCCCCCGGGACGCATCAGGTCACAGCGGTCGCCGCCGATGGGCCGTTTGCCCGGATTACGGTGAACGTGTTGCCGCCGCCGCGGTGA
- a CDS encoding alpha/beta fold hydrolase: MKTHHLLFAAVACVTNLVHAENKQLSAVPLSEFTHAHWLVDVDHGRKLNVFCMGSGSPTVIFEAGGGDDSASFRSVQPAIAATTRTCTYDRAGIGFSDPTSRPATAVNVVADLHRLIEAISPHEAVILVGHSDGGLYVPLYAATYPGDVAGMVLIDPFTVGADKVAAALLTPAQRKAWYASDERDVETARRCLAKAKAGQLAHPSREDEASCLDSSPNPDAGRHAVLNAQLARPTEQEALLTAMLDTYPTKEHGMSGGEIALQRANPNFGDTPLIVLTSGLSEQTDLPVATQEKIAAAWKHLNDELATRSTRGKNILVLDSHHYIQDEHPAAVIDAVLEVVKTITAAAATRSP; this comes from the coding sequence ATGAAGACTCATCATCTGCTTTTCGCCGCCGTGGCATGCGTCACCAACCTCGTCCACGCCGAGAACAAACAACTCTCGGCCGTGCCGCTTAGCGAATTCACCCACGCGCACTGGCTCGTCGATGTGGATCACGGCCGCAAGCTCAACGTCTTCTGCATGGGCAGCGGCTCGCCGACCGTCATCTTCGAAGCAGGTGGTGGCGACGACAGCGCGAGCTTCCGTTCGGTGCAGCCCGCTATCGCGGCCACGACACGCACCTGCACCTACGACCGTGCTGGCATCGGCTTCAGCGATCCGACGAGTCGACCAGCAACCGCCGTGAATGTCGTCGCAGACCTCCATCGCTTGATCGAGGCCATCAGCCCGCATGAGGCCGTCATCCTCGTCGGGCATTCCGATGGTGGCCTCTACGTGCCGCTCTATGCCGCCACCTACCCCGGTGATGTCGCCGGCATGGTTCTGATCGATCCGTTTACCGTAGGCGCGGACAAGGTCGCCGCTGCGCTACTGACACCTGCGCAGCGCAAGGCGTGGTATGCCTCGGACGAGCGGGATGTGGAAACGGCGAGGCGCTGTCTTGCCAAGGCGAAGGCCGGCCAGCTGGCACATCCCTCAAGGGAAGACGAAGCCTCCTGCCTGGATAGCTCACCGAACCCGGATGCCGGTAGGCACGCGGTGTTGAACGCGCAGCTCGCCCGCCCGACGGAGCAGGAAGCTTTGCTTACCGCGATGCTCGACACGTATCCCACCAAGGAACATGGCATGTCCGGCGGTGAAATCGCGCTGCAGCGTGCCAATCCGAACTTCGGCGACACGCCGCTGATCGTTCTCACCTCTGGCCTGAGCGAACAGACCGACCTGCCTGTCGCCACTCAGGAAAAGATTGCCGCTGCCTGGAAGCATCTGAACGACGAGCTGGCTACTCGTAGTACGCGTGGAAAAAACATCCTTGTTCTCGATAGCCACCACTATATTCAGGATGAGCATCCCGCCGCGGTAATTGATGCGGTGCTTGAGGTGGTGAAGACGATCACCGCGGCGGCGGCAACACGTTCACCGTAA
- a CDS encoding alpha-2-macroglobulin family protein → MSIQGKTRRIRGGFVVCVLLAVIAVTSGCGKNEGDKPELQGAAASKANAVPTDRLVIMSAASRYQDNQSQLVLKFNEKLASSQEFDSRIDVVDKDGAPVKGSWQLEDDQQTLVFPYVQANQHYGVTVHPSLLAASGHALSADERKDVFSGDLPPALGFASHGSVLPARGARGLPVVSMNVEDANIEFFRIHDDALSKLFCSYPGQKRRGDYELDHDPYNYEHCNDGDQTPEALTRIADSVYANHYTLKGEPNARTVSYIPVQDIAQLKQPGVYMAVLRRGGVFRDEYDTATFFVSDIGLHLRVYKDNALLHVASLEGGTPISGVDIDITDETGASKLHAKSDKDGNALLAYKPDRNDVLIARHDKDVSVLPFNRPALDVSNFDVSGRRQAPFEVYAWSGRDLYRPGEDMRVSALLRDYDGKAMKAQPVYVRLKQPDGRALADTKIEPRDLNYFELKQTLPADAATGLWQLEFRLDPASKESVQAFPFHVEEFLPERLKVTLDAQQARVMAGEALNMSVASSYLFGAPASDNRFTARLFVKPEQHPVAAMKDTFFGDPLAPSSTPSEDAVDVHLDEKGETTQELAMPSDLPATTPYAMVVSGSVYESGGRAVTRVLNRTFWPAPELVGVRPLFDPKQGAESEANASFEIVRANVDGKLVAGQHLKVRLQREVRDFYWMYEHGDDWKSNQNVSLQLIEERDIDVAAGQRAKVDFPVEWGGYRLEVYDPATKLTTNFPFFAGYSWEDQNLGKEARPDKVKLALDKARYRTGDTLKVTVTPPQPGPGVLLVESDHLLYTKDIDAKAGSTFEIPVTADWERHDVHVVALVFRGGKATDKTTPARAMGIEHVTMDRNDRQLPLTLQAPATMRPGQPLAVTVHADGIAGQKGFVTLAAVDQGVLNITNYPVPDAWAWMFAPRAMVIDAYDLYSRVIEAMDGAVAKVRYGGDMSGDGLPHAQRPNPKIKIVDLFAGPVQFDASGNAKVSVDVPDFNGTLRVSALAFTDQRFGHADGSVVVRAPLVVEPGMPRVMAGGDKARITVDLKNMSGKDGVAKVTVKTDGLVHVDNATQQANLKNGAGTVLTMPVTASAGVGVATVDIHAELNDFAVDRHFEFTVRSGWPEDVQTVPMAIEGGKATKIDGNLAGQYAPSTVNARVTLSTLPPLPYNKALRDLVKYPYGCIEQTTSKGFAALFMDDATGKALGVAGLSPAARQSAVESALARIASFQADKGHFSFWGGTSPIQTFMTPYVVDFMLDARDAGFVVPQEVLQKALKALNDDLLAGGHPYYGYEQHDHMRIADEAYSGFVLARVNRAPLGTLRTLYDNERSKLVGPLPLVHLGIALKLMGDEERGRKAVDEAFAWSKERPWYVGDYGSDLRDLGQMVALTHAFGMSKPEYDAKLVDWARNATNRARGAEEKTPYYHWSWSYLSTQEQVAIARVAHTFDAGGGRPLNVSLQVGGASESAPAGKTMWVRDLTSAEAAGGVTVQPGSEDTVFATLDIAGIPLKAPAADPSQVDVRRAWFTTDGKAWDGDKLKEGDTLIAELTIEARQDMPDALVTDLVPGGLEVENLNLGGARQWEGTVIDGIDLAEHASADDAEHEEYRDDRYAAAVKLRRGEAIKLFYIVRAVTPGTYVVPPPLVEDMYRPAIRGVGKGVPASITVVEP, encoded by the coding sequence ATGTCGATCCAAGGAAAGACCCGCCGTATTCGCGGCGGATTCGTCGTGTGCGTCCTGCTTGCCGTCATCGCTGTCACCAGCGGCTGCGGCAAGAACGAAGGTGACAAGCCCGAACTTCAGGGCGCTGCCGCCAGCAAGGCCAACGCAGTACCTACTGACCGCCTCGTCATCATGTCGGCGGCCAGCCGCTATCAGGACAACCAGTCGCAACTGGTCCTGAAGTTCAACGAGAAGCTCGCGTCGTCGCAGGAGTTCGACTCCCGCATCGATGTCGTCGACAAGGACGGCGCGCCGGTGAAGGGCAGCTGGCAGCTCGAGGATGACCAGCAGACGCTGGTGTTCCCGTATGTGCAGGCCAACCAGCACTACGGTGTCACCGTGCACCCCTCGCTGCTCGCCGCCAGTGGCCACGCCCTGAGCGCCGATGAGCGCAAGGATGTGTTCTCCGGCGACCTGCCACCCGCGCTGGGCTTCGCCTCGCACGGCAGCGTGCTGCCCGCACGCGGCGCACGTGGCCTGCCGGTGGTCTCCATGAACGTGGAAGACGCCAATATTGAGTTCTTCCGCATCCATGACGATGCGCTGTCGAAGCTCTTCTGCAGCTACCCCGGCCAGAAGCGTCGCGGCGACTATGAGCTCGACCACGATCCGTACAACTACGAACACTGCAACGACGGTGACCAGACGCCCGAGGCGCTGACCCGCATCGCCGATTCGGTCTACGCGAACCACTACACCCTGAAGGGTGAGCCGAACGCGCGCACCGTCAGCTACATCCCCGTGCAGGACATCGCCCAGCTGAAGCAGCCGGGCGTGTACATGGCGGTGCTCCGCCGTGGCGGCGTGTTCCGCGATGAGTACGACACCGCCACGTTCTTCGTGAGCGATATCGGCCTGCACCTGCGCGTGTACAAGGACAACGCGCTGCTGCACGTGGCCTCGCTGGAAGGCGGCACGCCGATTTCGGGCGTCGATATCGATATCACCGACGAAACAGGCGCCTCGAAGCTGCACGCCAAGTCCGACAAGGACGGCAACGCGCTGCTGGCGTACAAGCCCGACCGCAATGACGTGCTGATCGCCCGCCACGACAAGGACGTGTCGGTGCTGCCGTTCAACCGCCCGGCGCTCGACGTCTCCAACTTCGATGTCAGCGGCCGCCGCCAGGCGCCGTTCGAGGTGTATGCGTGGTCCGGTCGCGATCTTTACCGTCCGGGTGAAGACATGCGCGTCTCCGCGCTGCTCCGCGACTACGACGGCAAGGCCATGAAGGCCCAGCCCGTCTACGTGCGCTTGAAGCAGCCGGATGGCCGTGCCCTGGCCGATACGAAGATCGAACCGCGCGACCTCAACTATTTCGAGCTGAAGCAGACCCTGCCCGCGGATGCGGCCACGGGCCTGTGGCAGCTCGAGTTCCGCCTGGACCCGGCCAGCAAGGAATCCGTGCAGGCCTTCCCGTTCCACGTGGAAGAGTTCCTGCCCGAGCGCCTCAAGGTCACCCTGGACGCGCAGCAGGCGCGCGTCATGGCGGGCGAAGCGCTGAACATGTCGGTGGCCTCGAGCTACCTGTTCGGTGCGCCGGCCTCGGATAACCGCTTCACCGCACGCCTGTTCGTGAAGCCAGAGCAGCACCCGGTCGCGGCGATGAAGGACACCTTCTTCGGTGACCCGCTCGCGCCCAGCAGCACGCCCAGCGAAGATGCGGTGGACGTCCACCTGGACGAGAAGGGCGAGACCACGCAGGAGCTCGCCATGCCGAGCGACCTGCCGGCCACGACGCCTTACGCGATGGTGGTCTCGGGCAGCGTCTACGAATCCGGCGGCCGCGCGGTGACCCGCGTGCTGAACCGCACCTTCTGGCCCGCGCCGGAGCTGGTGGGCGTGCGCCCGCTGTTCGATCCGAAGCAGGGTGCGGAGAGCGAGGCGAACGCCTCGTTCGAAATCGTCCGCGCGAATGTGGACGGCAAGCTCGTCGCCGGCCAGCACCTCAAGGTGCGCCTGCAGCGCGAAGTGCGCGACTTCTACTGGATGTACGAGCACGGCGACGACTGGAAATCCAACCAGAATGTCTCCCTGCAGCTGATTGAAGAGCGTGACATCGATGTGGCCGCAGGCCAGCGGGCCAAGGTGGATTTCCCCGTGGAATGGGGTGGCTACCGCCTCGAGGTCTACGACCCGGCCACCAAGCTCACCACGAACTTCCCGTTCTTCGCCGGCTACAGCTGGGAAGACCAGAACCTGGGTAAGGAAGCCCGCCCGGACAAGGTGAAGCTTGCCCTGGACAAGGCCCGCTACCGCACCGGCGATACGCTGAAGGTGACCGTGACGCCGCCGCAGCCGGGCCCGGGCGTCCTGCTCGTCGAAAGCGACCATCTGCTTTACACCAAGGACATCGACGCCAAGGCTGGCAGCACCTTCGAGATCCCGGTCACGGCCGATTGGGAGCGCCACGACGTCCACGTCGTCGCGCTGGTGTTCCGTGGTGGCAAGGCCACGGACAAGACCACACCCGCACGTGCCATGGGTATCGAGCACGTCACGATGGACCGTAACGACCGCCAGCTGCCGCTGACGCTGCAGGCCCCGGCCACGATGCGTCCGGGCCAGCCGCTCGCCGTTACCGTGCATGCCGATGGCATCGCAGGGCAGAAGGGCTTCGTCACGCTGGCTGCCGTGGACCAGGGCGTACTCAACATCACCAACTACCCGGTGCCCGATGCGTGGGCATGGATGTTCGCCCCGCGCGCCATGGTCATCGATGCGTATGACCTGTACAGCCGCGTGATCGAAGCCATGGATGGTGCGGTCGCCAAGGTGCGCTACGGTGGTGACATGTCCGGCGATGGCTTGCCGCATGCACAGCGCCCGAATCCGAAGATCAAGATCGTCGATCTCTTCGCCGGCCCCGTGCAGTTCGATGCCAGCGGCAATGCGAAGGTCAGCGTCGATGTGCCGGACTTCAACGGTACCCTGCGCGTCTCCGCGCTCGCCTTCACCGACCAGCGTTTCGGCCATGCCGACGGCTCGGTGGTGGTGCGCGCGCCGCTCGTGGTCGAGCCCGGCATGCCGCGCGTGATGGCGGGCGGTGACAAGGCCCGCATCACGGTCGATCTGAAGAACATGTCCGGCAAGGATGGCGTGGCCAAGGTCACGGTGAAGACCGATGGCCTGGTCCATGTGGACAACGCGACCCAGCAGGCCAACCTGAAGAATGGCGCAGGCACGGTGCTGACGATGCCCGTGACCGCTTCGGCGGGCGTCGGCGTGGCCACGGTGGATATCCATGCGGAGCTCAACGACTTCGCGGTCGATCGCCACTTCGAATTCACCGTGCGCAGCGGCTGGCCCGAAGACGTGCAGACCGTGCCCATGGCGATCGAAGGCGGCAAGGCCACGAAGATCGACGGCAACCTGGCCGGCCAGTACGCGCCTTCCACGGTCAATGCCCGCGTGACGCTGAGCACGCTGCCGCCGCTGCCCTATAACAAGGCGCTGCGTGACCTGGTGAAGTACCCGTACGGCTGCATCGAGCAGACCACCAGCAAGGGCTTCGCGGCGCTGTTCATGGACGACGCAACGGGCAAGGCGCTCGGTGTGGCCGGCCTGAGTCCGGCGGCCCGCCAGTCGGCCGTGGAGTCGGCGCTGGCACGCATCGCTTCGTTCCAGGCCGACAAGGGTCACTTCAGCTTCTGGGGCGGCACCAGCCCGATCCAGACGTTCATGACGCCGTACGTCGTGGACTTCATGCTGGATGCCCGCGACGCTGGCTTCGTCGTCCCGCAGGAAGTGCTGCAGAAGGCGCTGAAAGCACTGAACGACGACCTGCTCGCCGGTGGCCACCCGTACTACGGCTACGAGCAGCACGACCACATGCGTATCGCCGATGAGGCCTACAGCGGCTTCGTGCTGGCCCGCGTGAACCGTGCCCCGCTCGGCACGCTGCGTACGCTGTACGACAACGAGCGCAGCAAGCTGGTCGGTCCGCTGCCGCTGGTCCACCTCGGTATCGCCCTCAAGCTCATGGGCGATGAAGAGCGTGGCCGCAAGGCGGTGGACGAAGCCTTCGCCTGGTCGAAGGAGCGTCCGTGGTACGTGGGCGACTACGGCTCCGACCTGCGCGACCTGGGCCAGATGGTGGCACTGACCCATGCCTTTGGCATGAGCAAGCCGGAATACGACGCCAAGCTCGTCGACTGGGCGCGTAACGCGACCAACCGTGCGCGTGGTGCGGAAGAAAAGACCCCGTACTACCACTGGTCGTGGTCCTACCTCAGCACGCAGGAGCAAGTAGCGATCGCTCGTGTCGCCCACACCTTCGATGCCGGCGGCGGACGCCCGCTGAACGTATCGCTGCAGGTGGGTGGCGCATCGGAAAGCGCCCCCGCTGGAAAGACGATGTGGGTGCGTGACCTCACCTCGGCGGAAGCCGCCGGTGGCGTCACCGTGCAGCCGGGTAGCGAAGACACCGTGTTCGCCACGCTCGATATCGCCGGCATCCCGCTCAAGGCACCGGCGGCTGATCCGAGCCAGGTGGATGTGCGCCGCGCGTGGTTCACGACAGACGGCAAGGCCTGGGACGGCGACAAGCTCAAGGAAGGCGACACGCTGATTGCCGAGCTCACGATCGAAGCACGCCAGGACATGCCCGACGCGCTGGTGACCGACCTCGTGCCGGGCGGCCTCGAAGTGGAGAACCTCAACCTCGGTGGCGCACGCCAGTGGGAAGGCACCGTGATCGACGGGATCGACCTCGCCGAGCACGCGTCGGCCGACGATGCCGAGCACGAGGAATACCGCGACGATCGCTATGCCGCTGCGGTGAAGCTGCGCCGTGGTGAAGCGATCAAGCTGTTCTACATCGTGCGCGCAGTGACCCCGGGTACGTATGTGGTGCCGCCGCCGCTGGTCGAAGACATGTATCGCCCGGCGATCCGTGGCGTCGGCAAGGGCGTGCCAGCTTCGATCACGGTGGTCGAACCGTGA
- a CDS encoding serine hydrolase domain-containing protein has product MQRVQKLVLRGSVVLAGMLTAPAFAQPGNCPAPDVSAGGPSNAHTRYVETHLQPPVIKPGDKPFSLSERMRYYDVPGISVAVIHNGKLEWARGWGVRDIASCAPVTPETAFQAASISKVATALLALRLVEQGKIGLDRNINDALQSWKLPVDPKLAPNGVTLRQLLSHTAGLGVHGSGGYLPGAPLPTPVQILDGAPPANSPPVRSELPAGAQFEYSGGGYVLTQVALSDVTGVPFPELEQREVLRPLGMAHSAFDQPPSAAIKANMAFGHENGHLIEGNYLVAPELGPAGLWSTAGDLARMLIDIQAAAAGKTGHLLSPAMARQMLTPVKDNWGLGVALYPDGVPRFGHDGVNKGFLSFMSAYIGKGDGVVILTNGGDGHRLMNEVVRAISADYGWTDFAAPATEEKTLSLAQLNKAAGRFVGGGLNVVLEARPDGLYANAGAPVAERLIALSPRRFRAESLPVTVEFSPDFSSCTMIDGAPPMKLVRVEPAPPMAKTN; this is encoded by the coding sequence ATGCAAAGGGTTCAAAAGCTCGTGCTACGCGGCTCGGTGGTGCTCGCCGGGATGCTCACCGCCCCAGCCTTCGCCCAGCCCGGGAATTGCCCTGCCCCCGATGTATCCGCGGGTGGTCCCAGCAATGCCCACACACGCTACGTCGAAACGCACCTGCAGCCGCCGGTGATCAAGCCGGGCGATAAGCCCTTTAGCCTGAGCGAACGCATGCGGTATTACGACGTGCCTGGCATCAGCGTCGCGGTGATCCACAACGGCAAGCTCGAATGGGCACGTGGTTGGGGCGTTCGCGACATCGCCAGCTGCGCTCCCGTGACACCCGAGACCGCGTTCCAGGCGGCATCGATCAGCAAGGTGGCCACGGCTCTACTGGCCCTGCGGCTGGTCGAGCAAGGAAAGATCGGGCTGGATCGAAACATCAACGACGCGCTCCAGTCCTGGAAGCTGCCCGTAGATCCGAAGCTCGCACCCAACGGCGTGACCCTGCGCCAGTTACTCAGCCACACGGCCGGACTTGGTGTGCACGGGTCCGGTGGCTACCTGCCGGGCGCGCCGTTACCGACGCCCGTCCAGATCCTGGATGGCGCACCGCCGGCCAATAGTCCGCCTGTGCGTAGCGAGCTACCAGCCGGCGCTCAGTTCGAATACTCCGGAGGCGGTTATGTACTGACACAAGTCGCCCTTTCCGACGTGACCGGCGTGCCCTTTCCCGAACTGGAGCAACGCGAGGTCCTCCGCCCACTCGGCATGGCCCACAGCGCCTTTGATCAACCCCCATCCGCAGCTATCAAGGCCAACATGGCCTTCGGCCACGAGAATGGCCACCTCATTGAAGGGAACTACCTCGTCGCTCCCGAACTGGGCCCCGCGGGGCTATGGTCCACAGCCGGCGACCTCGCCCGAATGCTGATCGATATACAGGCAGCCGCCGCAGGGAAGACAGGCCATCTTCTTTCCCCTGCCATGGCACGACAGATGCTCACGCCGGTCAAAGACAACTGGGGTCTCGGCGTCGCCCTCTACCCGGATGGCGTCCCACGCTTCGGACACGATGGCGTGAATAAAGGCTTCCTGTCGTTCATGAGTGCGTACATAGGTAAGGGCGATGGCGTCGTCATCCTGACCAATGGCGGCGACGGCCATCGCCTCATGAACGAAGTCGTCCGCGCCATCTCCGCCGATTATGGCTGGACAGATTTCGCAGCGCCCGCGACCGAAGAGAAGACCTTGTCGCTCGCCCAGCTAAACAAAGCAGCGGGGCGTTTCGTGGGCGGTGGGCTTAACGTCGTGCTCGAGGCACGCCCGGACGGGCTGTATGCGAACGCCGGTGCCCCCGTCGCCGAACGGTTGATCGCACTGTCCCCAAGGCGCTTCCGCGCCGAGTCCCTGCCCGTCACGGTTGAGTTCAGCCCGGATTTCTCGAGCTGCACGATGATCGACGGGGCCCCGCCGATGAAGCTGGTGAGGGTAGAGCCGGCGCCTCCCATGGCAAAGACGAACTGA